Genomic DNA from Vibrio tubiashii ATCC 19109:
TCCGAATATTTGGCGAACCAGTCCAGATGTCAGCGGTACGGTGCCAAGCCAGCAAAAGCCGATCGCCCCACCAAAGATTGCCGCAGTGTGCTCTGTAACAGGCAGAGTTACAAAGGCACCAATCACAACGGTTCTAACTAAATACAGTGCGGACATCACATGACGCTTGTTGAATCTGTCACCCATTACGCCCCAGAAATAGGAACCAAAGATGTTAAAGATACCCACATAAGCCAGAGCCATCGCGGCAGTTGAAGCTGGTAAATGCTTGTCAGCCAGATAACTTGGCAAGTGCGTCGCAATAAACATCACGTGAAAACCACACACAAAGAACCCAAGGTGAATTAACCAATACCCTTTGTGTGCGAAAGCTTCCTTTAACGCCTGCTTAAGCGTTTGGTTGTCATCTTCCTGATTGGCTGACGATTGATTTGTTGTTGCACGACCATTTTTCATGAATAGAGCAAACGCAATCATTAAGCTAGACAAGATGGCGAAGCCTTGAAGCGCACCTTGCCAGCCAAAGTCACTGAGCAAAGTTTGAGCGCCAGGGATCATCGCAAACATACCAAACGAACCGGCTGCTGTTGTTAGGCCAAAAGCTTTCGCTGCGTGCTGCGCGGGCACAACTTTAGCCACTGCGCCAAGTACAATCACATAGCTTGTCGCACTCAGACCTAAGCCAACCAACACACCTAAAGAGAGGTAAAGTAAGCTAGGCTCCACAGCGATTGACGTTAAGTACAAACCTGCGCCATAAGCGATCGCGCCCATGATGATGATTCTTTTCGCGCCAAAGCGATCCGCTGCCATGCCGACAAATGGCTGGAAAACGCCGAACAACAAGTTTTGCAGTGCAATAGCAAAACTGAAAAACTCTCGACCTGTCTGAAAATGGTCCGAGATAGGCATCATAAAGATACCGAAAGATTGCCTGATCCCTAGACAGATAATCAGAATGGCTATCCCAAGCCAAACTATTGGTGGAAATCGGAAAATGCTCATCGCAAAGCCTTAATGATGATGGTGGTGAGAATGGTCGTGGTCGTCGCCTGTTGTCTGATGACAACCGCTATTGATCGCCTGCTGCGCCAGTAGCTCCAACAACTTTGGAGAGTTGTGGACCGCTACCAAAGACAGGGCTAACAGCATTATCATTCGCACTAGCTGAGCAAAAAGTGATTGAGAAAACATGATTCATTATCTCAGCATGGGTTAAAAAAGAGCGCGAAGTGTAGAGCCCCTCGCGCAATGACTCAAATGACATTTAAACAAAGATTTTATGCATAATATGCATAGTCTTAGTGACTATGCCTCGACCTTCAATCAGCACTACTTTCCCACTGTCTCATCTGCTCTATCCCGGATTGCATTAGTGCCCAATCCAATAGACTAGTCTGATATCGCCCAGCCTTACCTTCTAAGCGAATACCATAACTGTTGAGGCGGTAAGCAAGCACGGCATAGAACGCATCAACAGCACCTGGTCGAGCAAACATAAAGGGAAGTTCGGCCTGTGAGAAAATAGCGTTAACTCGTTCAATCTCAAGTCGTAGTGCTTGGTTTGATAAATCTGCTGGCGGCACAGAATCTAAGGTGAAACTGCATTGAGAACGCAGGGTAATAAAGCCTGAGTGCATTTCATTACAGAGCGAACGCGCTATCGCCCTCTGGCTTTGATCTTGCGGGTACAGCGCCCCTCCAGATCGCTCATTGAGGTACTCAACGATGGCCAACGAATCATGTACTGCTAAGTTGCCATCTCTTAACACAGGCACCAAAGCAGAAGGCGACAATTGAGCCAGCTGCTGTTTTGACTCTGGATTCGAGAGATCTATGACTTGAGCATCCAACTCTAAGTTCGCCATTGTTGCGCATAACCAAACACGCAGTGACCATGTTGAGCCCGTTCCAACGATTAGCTGCATTGTGCTTCCTCCTCTGTTATCAGTTCAAATCCTTCATCTAACCAACCTGTAATACCACCAATCATCTTTTTCACTGGTCGGCCGAGCTTTGCTAGACGAATCGCCGCTTTCTCTGTGCCATTACAATGTGGCCCGGCGCAATACACCACAAATAAGGTATCAAGCGGAAACTCAGCTAAGCGCTTTTCATTGAGTCTTGGGTGGGGAATGTTGATTGCACCGTCAATGTGCCCTTGTTCAAACAAGCTTTCACCTCTGACGTCAACCAAAATGAAATCTTGCAGACCATTGCTAAGAGCATGATGCACATCCCAGCAATCGGTTTCGAATCTGAGTAGTTGTTCAAAGTGCGCTAGAGCTTGTTCACTTGCTGCGGCTTTCACACGAGATACTGCGCTGGTCATAACTTGTCCTTGTTTTGTTATTGCTTGTGTACATAGTGCAACCAATTCTCGGTGTGTTAAATTGGCTTAAAAGCCACATATCGTTAATAATAAGCCAAAGTCAAAAAATGAACTTAGTCTTCAAGGAAGAGAAATGAAACGCGTCGCGATACTCGCCCACAGCCATGCCGCGCTGTTTGAAATGTCTTGTGCTATTGAACTATTCGCCCTGCCTAGACCAGAGTTTGAGTCTTGGTATGAGACCGACGTGGTGACGTTAGAGAGCGCTGACATCCATACCACAGGGAACATCACTCTTAGCGCGCAAAAGGTCGACAGCCTTGAAGATTACGACACTCTGATAATTCCCGGATGGCCGACTTGGGATTATGCGATTCCTGAGAAAATAGAAGCGGAAGTTAGTCAATTTTCCAAACAAGGTAAGCAAGTGCTCACTTTGTGTTCAGGTGCATTTTTATTGGCTAAGCTAGGGCTACTCGATGGCAAAACGGCTACTACTCATTGGATGTACGAGCAAAGCTTTCGCTCTCAGTTTCCAAACGTGAATTATCAATCTGATGTCCTTTACGTTTTCGATGGCAATATCGGTTGCTCTGCTGGTAGTGCCGCTGCACTCGACCTTGGCTTAGCCGTTATTCGTCATGATTTTGGTTATAGCTTTGCCAATCAAGTGGCAAAAAGATTGGTGATTTCCGCCCATCGACTTGGCGGTCAAGCACAGTTTGTTGAGACTCCGATGCTAGAGGTTCCCAACAATTTTGCATCGGCACTCGACTGGGCCAACAGCCATTTAGACAGGAGTATTAGCGTTGATCTTCTTGCCGAAAAAGCCAGTATGTCACGTCGAACATTTGACCGAAAATTTCGCGCCAGTTTCAACTTGTCTCCTAAAGAATGGCTAATTCAGCAACGTATTGAGCGCGCAAAAGGTCTACTCGAAATCGAGTCTCACTCGATAGAGCGCTTAGCCAGTATGGCAGGCTTCGAGAGTGCCACGACTTTACGCCATCACTTCCGGCGTTTGGTCGGCGTCTCCCCGCAGCAATATCGTAAGCAATTTGGGGATTTAGCCTAGCTCTGCTGTCGTTTTTGACTCACATCAACCGTACGGCGTTTATACCCATAATGGCGATGTGAAAAACACATCACCTTGTTAGCATGGCGACTCTTCAAAAAGGGATCGCCAAATCATGAAAGCTAACTTGAATAAAGTCCTGTTGGATATCGCGCTCAATTTAAGTTCCAACCAAAATAGTGAAACCCAATATCAGCATCTTATTGATGGTATTGATCAGGTGTTTCCTTGCGATGCGAGCGCGTTATTTATCCTCGATCAAGATGGCTTTCTTACTCCTGTCGCGGTTAAAGGCATATCGAGTAGCATCCTAGCACGGCGATTCTTCCCTAAAACTCACCCTCGTCTACAAGCCATCATGGAGAGCAAACAACCCGTACGTTTTGGTGCCGACTGTGAACTGCCCGACCCATTTAGTGGCATCCTGCTAAGTGAAGAAGCGGAGCTTGATGTCCATGACTGTATGGGCTGTAGCTTGTATGTCGGTGGGCAGTTAGTTGGAGTGCTGACGCTAGATTCTCTAACAGTGGGAGCATTTGATAGCATCGACCCCGTGACAATCGAAACCTTCGCTGCGCTTGCTGCCGCAACCTTACGCAATATTGCTCAAGTGAAAGCCCTTAAAGCGCAAAACAAAAAGCAAAAACACGTCACGGAAACCTTGATTCAGCAAGCTCGTTCCAAGCAAGGAGAAATGGTTGGCGTTAGTCCGCAGATAGAAAAGCTACGCACCAATATAGCAACGGTCGCGCAGTCTGACTACGCCGTATTGATCACAGGGGAAACTGGGGTGGGAAAAGAGCTCGTTGCGCACAGTGTGCACGCTCAAAGTCACCGCGCCAACAAGCCGATGATCTACGTAAACTGCGCTGCGCTACCTGAAGGTCTCGCCGAAAGCGAGTTGTTTGGTCATGTTAAAGGTGCATTCACAGGTGCAAACAGTTCCAGAGCAGGTAAGTTTGAACTTGCCGATGGCGGCACCATTTTCCTAGACGAATTGGGTGAGTTGCCACTTGTGCTGCAGGCAAAACTGCTGCGTGTGATTCAACAAGGAGAGCTGCAAAGAGTCGGTAGTGACCAGCATTTGTTGGTTAATGTACGTATTATTGCGGCCACTAATCGCTCTCTAGCTCAAGAAGTTGAAAATGGACAGTTCAGAGCCGATTTATACCACCGTTTAAATGTCTTCCCTATTTCAGTGCCGCCGCTAAGAAAGCGCGAAGGTGATCTCCCGGTACTCGCGGGATACTTGCTAGAAAAAGTCCGCAGCCAGTTCAACATCCCTAACCTGCATTTGCACCCTAAAAGCCTCAACCTACTTGAGCGTCAAGCGTGGCCGGGGAATGTCCGAGAGCTTGAACACACCCTTACTAGAGCCGCCCTGCGCGCCATCCAAGATCAGCAACAGATCATTACAACTCTTCACTTTGACGGTGGTATTGAGACTACAGAGAAGCCGACAAACAACAATTATCTACCCAAACAGAGTCAAGCTATGCGTGGATTAGTTGAAGGCTATCAAAAAGATCTGATCCTACATGCACTTGAGAAATCGAATGGCACGTGGGCTAAAGCCGCTGAGTTTCTGCAAATGGATAGAGGCAATTTATACAGAATGGGTAAAAAGCTTGGGGTAGAAGTGTAATACAGTGAATCAAAAAATGAAGGCGGGAATCCCGCCTAAAAACAGCTAATTCTAAGTGTAGTGAACATGAAGACCATCGATGAGCGCGTATAACCAATAAATCATATTACAACCAAAGTTCCACTATAAAAATAAGGCCACCTTAAAATTTATTCGTCCATATCGCCCCAAAGAAACCCTCCTAGATATCCCAATAACATTATGATTAGAAACTCAAAAAAAACAGCCACAAGAAGATAACCACCGCTCAAATCACAATCAGACAAACACAAATTAACAATAAAGGTTTTACATCAAATCATTGTTCAATTATAATCTCGACCAATGATTTAAATGAAGTTAATTTTTGCTACAGAATGCAAAGATATTGGCGCAATACATTTTGAACTTGGTTACCGAGCACCGTTTCTCAAAATAGAAACTGGTCACAAGTTAATCGAATTTAATGCGCCTAACCAATGAGTTACGGTTATGATAGACACGGTGAATGTAAAGGTAGGGAGCATTTCACGCACTATCGGGAACGCTTCTGTCGTGCCATTTCTCGCTTTATCTCTATAACAACAAAGACCAACGTTGATGGTACAACTCTATGAAAAAACTTTTTTTGTCAGCGGCGATAACCACTGTTCTTGCTCAAGGAACTGCATTTGCAAACCCTACCACTAACGCGATTACCAGCA
This window encodes:
- a CDS encoding MFS transporter, which produces MSIFRFPPIVWLGIAILIICLGIRQSFGIFMMPISDHFQTGREFFSFAIALQNLLFGVFQPFVGMAADRFGAKRIIIMGAIAYGAGLYLTSIAVEPSLLYLSLGVLVGLGLSATSYVIVLGAVAKVVPAQHAAKAFGLTTAAGSFGMFAMIPGAQTLLSDFGWQGALQGFAILSSLMIAFALFMKNGRATTNQSSANQEDDNQTLKQALKEAFAHKGYWLIHLGFFVCGFHVMFIATHLPSYLADKHLPASTAAMALAYVGIFNIFGSYFWGVMGDRFNKRHVMSALYLVRTVVIGAFVTLPVTEHTAAIFGGAIGFCWLGTVPLTSGLVRQIFGAKYLSTLYGLVFFTHQVGSFLGAWAGGRIYDYYGSYDPIWRSTVVLAFAAALIHLPINDQPVRRLATA
- a CDS encoding glutathione S-transferase N-terminal domain-containing protein — its product is MQLIVGTGSTWSLRVWLCATMANLELDAQVIDLSNPESKQQLAQLSPSALVPVLRDGNLAVHDSLAIVEYLNERSGGALYPQDQSQRAIARSLCNEMHSGFITLRSQCSFTLDSVPPADLSNQALRLEIERVNAIFSQAELPFMFARPGAVDAFYAVLAYRLNSYGIRLEGKAGRYQTSLLDWALMQSGIEQMRQWESSAD
- a CDS encoding rhodanese-like domain-containing protein, whose amino-acid sequence is MTSAVSRVKAAASEQALAHFEQLLRFETDCWDVHHALSNGLQDFILVDVRGESLFEQGHIDGAINIPHPRLNEKRLAEFPLDTLFVVYCAGPHCNGTEKAAIRLAKLGRPVKKMIGGITGWLDEGFELITEEEAQCS
- a CDS encoding helix-turn-helix domain-containing protein, which produces MKRVAILAHSHAALFEMSCAIELFALPRPEFESWYETDVVTLESADIHTTGNITLSAQKVDSLEDYDTLIIPGWPTWDYAIPEKIEAEVSQFSKQGKQVLTLCSGAFLLAKLGLLDGKTATTHWMYEQSFRSQFPNVNYQSDVLYVFDGNIGCSAGSAAALDLGLAVIRHDFGYSFANQVAKRLVISAHRLGGQAQFVETPMLEVPNNFASALDWANSHLDRSISVDLLAEKASMSRRTFDRKFRASFNLSPKEWLIQQRIERAKGLLEIESHSIERLASMAGFESATTLRHHFRRLVGVSPQQYRKQFGDLA
- the norR gene encoding nitric oxide reductase transcriptional regulator NorR, yielding MKANLNKVLLDIALNLSSNQNSETQYQHLIDGIDQVFPCDASALFILDQDGFLTPVAVKGISSSILARRFFPKTHPRLQAIMESKQPVRFGADCELPDPFSGILLSEEAELDVHDCMGCSLYVGGQLVGVLTLDSLTVGAFDSIDPVTIETFAALAAATLRNIAQVKALKAQNKKQKHVTETLIQQARSKQGEMVGVSPQIEKLRTNIATVAQSDYAVLITGETGVGKELVAHSVHAQSHRANKPMIYVNCAALPEGLAESELFGHVKGAFTGANSSRAGKFELADGGTIFLDELGELPLVLQAKLLRVIQQGELQRVGSDQHLLVNVRIIAATNRSLAQEVENGQFRADLYHRLNVFPISVPPLRKREGDLPVLAGYLLEKVRSQFNIPNLHLHPKSLNLLERQAWPGNVRELEHTLTRAALRAIQDQQQIITTLHFDGGIETTEKPTNNNYLPKQSQAMRGLVEGYQKDLILHALEKSNGTWAKAAEFLQMDRGNLYRMGKKLGVEV